The genomic window CTCGTCCGCGACGGCCTGCGTCTCGCGGAGGACGTCCGCTGCGAGTTCCGGGGCGGCTGCGGCGAGCGTCGCGGCGTCCGCGTAGTGCGCTTTCGGGATGACCAGGACGTGGGTCGGTGCCTGCGGGTTGATGTCCCTGAACGCGACGGTGGTCTCCGTCTCCCTCACGATCGTCGCCGGTACATGTCCCGCCACGATCTTGCAGAACAAACAGTCGTCCTGCGGCTCCCCAGCCATACGTTGCCTCCCAGCCACCGGTGTGATCGCCTACCGGGGCATCGTATCCAGGCGACTCCGCCCCCGCCGCCCTTACCCGTCCCATCCCCCAGGGGCTACGCCCCTTCGACCCCCGAGGGGTGCGATTTCGGGTGCGGGTGGGTGGGGGCTTGTCGCGCCCACGCGGCGGAGCCGCATATCGGCACAGCCCCGCGCCCCTGAAAGACACGGCCCCTGCGGGCCGAAAAGCACGGGGCGCAGCCCCTGCTTTTCAGGGGCGCGGGGAACTGCGCGAGCAACCACACA from Streptomyces sp. DSM 40750 includes these protein-coding regions:
- a CDS encoding HIT domain-containing protein, translated to MAGEPQDDCLFCKIVAGHVPATIVRETETTVAFRDINPQAPTHVLVIPKAHYADAATLAAAAPELAADVLRETQAVADEDKLESYRVVFNTGTGAGQTVFHAHAHVVGGRGLQWPPG